Proteins encoded by one window of Methanobacterium sp. CWC-01:
- a CDS encoding MotA/TolQ/ExbB proton channel family protein, which translates to MVAIPGSEMLGSALHVIAQSLLIPVIVGLLAFMFYAIVSLGGLISEYTGRIRVPTDQIEEIISAISNPGTPEKIVEVMENNQNLPPRYREIITRIASHPELGRKSREALARKLIEEEEARAAKSLEKTDMVTRLGPTLGLMGTLIPMGPGLAALGSGDIGSLAQAIIIAFDTTVVGLAAGGVAYFISKIRRRWYEEYLSNLDALCESVLEVMDHGQTQTPYAF; encoded by the coding sequence ATGGTAGCGATTCCAGGCAGTGAAATGTTAGGTTCGGCTCTGCACGTCATAGCCCAGAGCCTATTGATACCGGTGATTGTGGGCCTCTTGGCCTTTATGTTCTACGCCATTGTAAGCTTGGGGGGACTGATCTCCGAATACACCGGCCGCATAAGAGTCCCCACCGACCAGATCGAGGAAATAATCAGTGCAATCTCCAACCCCGGTACTCCCGAAAAAATAGTGGAAGTCATGGAAAACAACCAGAACCTTCCCCCCCGTTACCGGGAGATCATCACCAGGATCGCCAGCCACCCGGAACTGGGCCGCAAATCCCGGGAGGCCCTGGCCCGGAAACTAATCGAAGAGGAAGAAGCCCGGGCCGCTAAGAGCCTGGAGAAAACGGATATGGTCACCCGTCTGGGCCCCACCCTGGGGTTGATGGGGACGTTGATACCCATGGGGCCGGGTCTGGCTGCCCTGGGATCCGGGGATATTGGCTCCCTGGCCCAGGCCATCATCATCGCCTTCGACACCACGGTGGTGGGACTGGCCGCCGGTGGGGTGGCCTACTTCATATCCAAAATCCGGAGAAGATGGTACGAGGAGTACCTGTCCAACCTGGATGCCCTCTGCGAATCAGTACTGGAGGTGATGGATCATGGTCAGACGCAGACGCCCTATGCTTTCTAG
- a CDS encoding DUF2149 domain-containing protein, translated as MVRRRRPMLSREEEDPMAGSANLVDAMLVLSVGFLIFLVMSWNMQNVIFADMTPEERQETMKAMKQVAEVEMGKQLNDTPQTESGSGEGFVEKGTVYQDPTTGKLIMVEG; from the coding sequence ATGGTCAGACGCAGACGCCCTATGCTTTCTAGAGAGGAGGAGGATCCCATGGCTGGATCGGCCAACCTGGTGGATGCCATGCTGGTCCTGTCGGTGGGCTTTCTCATCTTCCTGGTCATGTCCTGGAACATGCAAAACGTGATCTTCGCCGACATGACCCCTGAGGAACGGCAAGAGACCATGAAGGCCATGAAACAGGTGGCCGAAGTGGAGATGGGTAAACAATTGAATGATACTCCCCAGACGGAGTCCGGATCCGGGGAGGGCTTCGTGGAGAAGGGAACGGTTTATCAGGACCCCACCACCGGGAAGCTGATCATGGTGGAGGGATGA
- a CDS encoding DUF1616 domain-containing protein — protein MDLSQKDLLLVLVLCLVGLAFIWVPLQGGIPLFLLSYLLLLVLPGYTLILFLKPGMSLPSRLICGFFLSLALLVGIFFIIILLELYIIIDYLPSFLLVFSILVASAHYLRSRSVPEKDKGQLTLYESIERAQRVRNIVNEDNKVPEEPLELEPAEKEPAITEVYQKLDYISPKEVEDHPPEPAREAPKMVREDVKPLRDEHLQNGFEDKKPKPEVSHPLWRQDVPAEEGFCCWDLFVVILLTALTLAFLNMDLFINPLHTSLLAYLSMLFLFGYVLVVVIYPVPKRIRIGSRLVASIIIGILIFAATFLLYTLNLLSFIPAPFFYAIAILIVLVVFVAIFRRKTAVKELEKEEEPPYEDILIDHDQEAIKAREEAEALPEEEPVIIPEHVILQEEEPDEDIETIIPEIVALKQVLEEDEVLSQDQTPHREEEVNPPLKDEDVEAIIPEIVDLKHVLQEDENLPMEEPLAEDEVEVIIPEHTASQAEEEISQKKESTLKTDKTESKIMPEEPYEPEKQSITPETKAETLEVTKEAPMKSEETPQNLETPSEEKPGMVFPWIERQKEKSSPHVYEDKPHPIIPKRIRSTRPTDLILVVILTLLTASFVLIPTLNETPIKYVLGTLLVIFVSGYSLIAVIFPHRDDLDNIERVALSFGLSIAITPLIALTLYYTPWGINLDPILISLTGFTLSLCLIAFIRRHRLSNNEKFGLTFGQFFQEGPRKNRILKFILILVILLAISLVAFLVMQSIDNNKFTEFYLLGPDGKASNYPTNLTLEQNATVIVGVVNRESATTSYKLIIRVNDTIIKMQDFTLQDKEEKKITVNFIDNMTGRKKMDFLLFKAPDYNNFYRDLQLWYQVS, from the coding sequence ATGGATTTATCTCAGAAGGACCTACTGTTAGTACTGGTTCTATGTCTGGTGGGGTTGGCTTTTATCTGGGTACCCCTCCAGGGTGGTATTCCTCTATTCCTGTTATCATACCTTTTACTGTTGGTACTGCCTGGTTATACTTTGATTTTGTTTTTAAAACCAGGTATGAGTTTACCGTCCCGGCTGATTTGTGGTTTTTTTCTGAGTCTGGCACTTCTGGTTGGTATTTTCTTTATCATAATTTTACTGGAACTGTACATTATTATAGATTACCTACCCAGTTTCCTTCTGGTTTTCAGCATTTTAGTGGCTTCGGCCCATTATCTCCGCAGTAGATCCGTACCAGAAAAGGATAAGGGACAGCTCACCCTCTACGAGTCCATTGAACGGGCCCAGCGGGTGCGAAACATTGTTAATGAGGATAATAAGGTCCCTGAGGAGCCACTTGAATTGGAACCCGCTGAAAAGGAGCCTGCCATCACTGAAGTCTACCAAAAGTTGGACTATATTTCTCCAAAAGAAGTGGAAGATCATCCACCAGAACCTGCCCGAGAAGCCCCGAAGATGGTCCGGGAGGATGTGAAGCCCCTCCGAGATGAGCATCTCCAGAATGGTTTTGAGGATAAAAAGCCTAAACCCGAGGTTTCCCATCCCCTATGGAGGCAAGATGTACCAGCGGAGGAGGGTTTCTGCTGCTGGGATTTGTTCGTGGTGATACTGTTAACGGCCCTGACACTAGCCTTCCTTAATATGGATTTGTTCATTAACCCACTACACACTTCCCTCTTAGCTTATCTTTCCATGCTCTTCCTGTTTGGATACGTTTTGGTTGTTGTTATCTATCCTGTTCCTAAGAGGATAAGGATTGGTAGTCGGTTGGTAGCCAGTATAATCATTGGTATTTTAATATTCGCTGCGACCTTCCTGTTATATACATTAAACTTGTTAAGTTTCATCCCAGCACCATTTTTCTATGCAATTGCGATTTTAATAGTCTTGGTAGTATTTGTGGCCATATTCAGACGCAAAACCGCTGTGAAGGAGTTGGAAAAAGAAGAAGAACCTCCTTATGAAGACATCCTCATCGATCATGACCAGGAAGCTATAAAGGCCCGGGAAGAAGCAGAAGCATTACCAGAGGAAGAACCAGTTATCATCCCGGAACACGTCATCCTCCAGGAAGAAGAACCAGATGAAGACATAGAAACCATCATACCCGAAATAGTCGCCCTAAAACAGGTGTTAGAAGAAGATGAAGTGCTCAGCCAGGACCAAACCCCGCACCGGGAGGAGGAAGTAAATCCGCCCCTCAAAGATGAAGATGTGGAAGCCATCATACCTGAAATTGTTGATCTTAAACACGTTTTACAGGAAGATGAAAATCTTCCCATGGAAGAACCACTTGCCGAGGATGAGGTGGAAGTCATCATCCCAGAACACACAGCTTCTCAAGCAGAAGAAGAAATATCCCAAAAGAAGGAATCCACCCTAAAAACCGATAAAACAGAATCCAAAATCATGCCAGAAGAACCATATGAACCCGAAAAACAATCAATAACTCCAGAAACAAAAGCTGAGACACTAGAAGTGACTAAGGAAGCACCTATGAAATCTGAAGAAACTCCCCAGAACCTAGAAACCCCGTCTGAAGAAAAACCGGGCATGGTATTCCCCTGGATTGAAAGACAAAAAGAAAAGTCCTCTCCCCACGTCTATGAAGATAAGCCCCATCCCATCATCCCTAAGAGGATTAGAAGCACCCGACCCACAGATCTCATCCTAGTGGTGATCTTAACACTTTTAACGGCATCCTTCGTACTTATCCCTACACTAAATGAGACTCCTATCAAATATGTTTTGGGGACCCTATTAGTGATTTTCGTATCTGGCTATTCATTAATTGCTGTTATTTTTCCCCACAGAGATGATCTGGATAATATTGAAAGGGTGGCTTTATCTTTTGGTCTATCCATTGCTATAACTCCCCTAATTGCTTTAACGCTTTACTATACACCTTGGGGTATAAACTTGGATCCTATTTTAATCTCTTTGACAGGATTCACCCTATCCTTGTGCCTAATTGCCTTCATAAGAAGACATCGTCTATCAAATAATGAAAAATTTGGATTAACATTTGGACAATTCTTTCAAGAGGGGCCAAGGAAAAATAGGATCCTGAAGTTTATCCTCATCCTCGTCATTTTACTGGCCATTAGTTTGGTGGCATTCTTAGTAATGCAATCTATAGATAATAATAAATTCACCGAATTCTACTTGTTAGGGCCTGATGGCAAGGCCAGTAATTACCCCACCAACCTTACATTGGAACAGAACGCCACTGTGATAGTGGGAGTTGTTAATCGTGAGTCTGCTACCACTAGTTATAAGTTAATAATCCGGGTAAATGATACAATCATTAAAATGCAAGATTTTACTCTCCAGGATAAGGAGGAAAAGAAAATCACCGTTAACTTTATTGACAACATGACGGGACGGAAAAAAATGGATTTTTTGCTTTTCAAAGCTCCGGATTATAATAATTTCTATCGCGACCTTCAATTGTGGTATCAAGTGTCCTAA